Genomic segment of Nostoc sp. TCL240-02:
GTGTGTATTATAAGAGAGTGAATAGAAGTGACGGCGTAAAGCCCCACAACACAGGAGGAAGTAACCACGATGTCTAGATATAGTGTGCTTTCAGAGTCTGTAATGCCTCCAGAGCAAGAAGCGCAATCTATCAAAGAACTGGCTCGCATACTGAACGTTAAAGATTTTCAGGCGAAACTAGTAGGAACTAACGGAGAAGAAATTCCCATTCCTGATTTGGTGTATCAGGTGTTGCATCAGGCTGTTCATGCGATGGCATCAGGTAAAGTCGTATCTGTAGTAATTCAGGATCGGGAACTGACGACTCAACAAGCAGGAGACTTTCTGAAAGTTTCACGTCCTCATTTAATTAAGTTATTAGAACAGGGAGAAATTCCCCACATCATGGTAGGAACACATCGGCGTGTTCGTTTTGAGGATTTGGTGAAATATAAGAAACAGCGTGATAGTCAGCGTAGGGAAGGACTTAAGCAATTTACTCAGTTTTTAGAAGAAGAGGGATTCTATGATGACGACAGTAGCGAATTAGATCAGTAAAATGGTACTCTCGGTTGTTTTGGATTCCTGTGTCATCTACCCTATGCCTTTGTGTGATACCTTGATGCGTGCTGCTGAGGCAGAGTTATATGAACTTCATTTTTCACAAGAAATTCTGGATGGTGCTACTCGTAACCTTGTAAAAGATGGAAGAATAAAAACAGACGCTAAGGCAGCATACTTTCAAGAACAAATCAAGACAAACTTTCCTGATGCAATGGTGGAAGTACCAAAGTATTTAGTTGCAGCAATGACAAATCATCCAGGCGATCGCCATGTTGTTGCTGCTGCTATAGTTGTTAAAGCAGAAGTCATTGTTACTACTAACCTTAATGACTTCCCTCTAGAATCTTTAGCTCCTTATGAGATTGAAGCTTGGCATCCAGATGATTTTTTGGTTTACCTTGATGAGCAACATCCAGGAACAATGATTAAAATTATTTGGGAGCAGTCTAATGCCCTTAAACTTCCAAGGAGTGTTCCTGAAACCCTTGATAAGTTGGAAAAAAATAATTTAAAAAGAAAGAATAGAGTACCAAAATTTACTTGTAGTATTCGCTGCCAATTTTATTGTGACGAAATTGTGCAAACTGCCAAAAAAGCTTTGAAGAGTCAGTTTGCAAAGAAAGCGCCAGAAGGTGGTAGGTGCTTTGAGGGCGAACGGTATCGACTTTGGCAAAAAGAAGGAATTTTAACAATTACTGCTAAGGATAACCGGGGTGAGATTCTCAGGCTAAAGAATGGGATTATTGGTAGATATCTTTCAGCAGTGGATGTTGAGGCATTCCAAATCTTTGAACAAAACTTAGAGCAAAATTTAGAACAAGCAAAAACACAGAAATCACAAACTTGATAGCCTAACGTTGACTGCTAATGTTACATCTAGTATCGTTGAGTGGGGAAAAACCAACGTGAAAGCACAGGTATTTAGAGGCGTTAATCAACTTTCTTACGAAGATATCCCAGTTCCAACTGTGGAATCAGATGAAGTGCTGGTACAGGTGCGGGTTGTGGGGTTGTGTCAGTCAGATATTAAAAAAATTCGTTATCCACTTTATGAACCGCCGCGCATTTTTGGACATGAAACTGCCGGCACGATCGCAGCAATAGGCAATAATGTCAAAGGTTGGCAAGTTGGACAACGGGTAGCGGTGATGCACCACATCCCCTGTATGCGTTGCGCCTACTGCCTAAATGATAATTTCTCTATGTGCGATGTCTACAAAAACATCTCCACTACCGCAGGCTTTAACGCCAGTGGCGGCGGTTTTGCTGATTATGTCAAAGTTCCCGGACATATTGTGGAAAATGGTGGGTTAATTTCCATCCCGGATAACATCAGTTTTGAAGAAGCCAGTTTTGTAGAACCAACTAACTGCTGTTTGAAGGCGGTGAGAAAAGCTCAAATTGCTCCAGGACAAACTGTATTAGTTACTGGTGCTGGGCCTATTGGGTTAATGTTTATCATGTTGGTAAAGTATTTCGGAGCAAAAGCGATCGCTACCGATTTACTACCCTCTAGAATTGAGAAAGCCTTGAGTGTAGGTGCAGAAGCGGCTTTTGATGCGCGTGATGCCGATTTATCCGCCAAAATCTCTGCCTTAACTGGTGGACTAGGTGTTGATGTCACCCTGCTGGCGGTTCCGAGTGAGAAAGCTTTCTTTCAAGCACTTGATAGTACCCGCAAAGGCGGTAAAATCTTGTTTTTTGCCGAATTTCCTGATGAGGTGGAAATTCCCATTAACCCGAATATCCTCTACCGTCGAGAAATTGACTTGATAGGAAGTTATAGCTCATCTTATCGACTT
This window contains:
- a CDS encoding zinc-dependent dehydrogenase, whose protein sequence is MKAQVFRGVNQLSYEDIPVPTVESDEVLVQVRVVGLCQSDIKKIRYPLYEPPRIFGHETAGTIAAIGNNVKGWQVGQRVAVMHHIPCMRCAYCLNDNFSMCDVYKNISTTAGFNASGGGFADYVKVPGHIVENGGLISIPDNISFEEASFVEPTNCCLKAVRKAQIAPGQTVLVTGAGPIGLMFIMLVKYFGAKAIATDLLPSRIEKALSVGAEAAFDARDADLSAKISALTGGLGVDVTLLAVPSEKAFFQALDSTRKGGKILFFAEFPDEVEIPINPNILYRREIDLIGSYSSSYRLQNLSADIVFNQRIDVQALISDRYPLKDLSAAVEQAIAPTPDTYKILIYP
- a CDS encoding PIN domain-containing protein, with the translated sequence MVLSVVLDSCVIYPMPLCDTLMRAAEAELYELHFSQEILDGATRNLVKDGRIKTDAKAAYFQEQIKTNFPDAMVEVPKYLVAAMTNHPGDRHVVAAAIVVKAEVIVTTNLNDFPLESLAPYEIEAWHPDDFLVYLDEQHPGTMIKIIWEQSNALKLPRSVPETLDKLEKNNLKRKNRVPKFTCSIRCQFYCDEIVQTAKKALKSQFAKKAPEGGRCFEGERYRLWQKEGILTITAKDNRGEILRLKNGIIGRYLSAVDVEAFQIFEQNLEQNLEQAKTQKSQT
- a CDS encoding helix-turn-helix domain-containing protein, translating into MSRYSVLSESVMPPEQEAQSIKELARILNVKDFQAKLVGTNGEEIPIPDLVYQVLHQAVHAMASGKVVSVVIQDRELTTQQAGDFLKVSRPHLIKLLEQGEIPHIMVGTHRRVRFEDLVKYKKQRDSQRREGLKQFTQFLEEEGFYDDDSSELDQ